ACGACGCGCTGGCAAAGGCGCGAGTGCTGCGCCACTACGTTCGTCTGGACTGGATGGTGGGCCGTCCGATCGGTGCGCGGGAAAAGATGGCAAAGCGAGCGGTCGAGACCGCGCGGGCGAGCGGGGATCCGAGCGAAATCGCGCGAGCGCTTTCCAATCTCGGCAGCTGCTATCGCGACGCCGGGCGTTTCGATGAAGCCGACGCGCTGTTCGTACAGGCCTACGCGGCGCCGGACGCCCTGTCCGCGATCGCAGCGAACGAGGTCCTGCGCAATTGGGCGGTGACGGATCTTCAGCGCGGCGAGCACGAGATCGCCCGCCGGCGCTTCACCGATGTCGCGCGCTGCGAGAGACCCGGCAGCGAGGCGCATGCCAGCGCGCTGCTCAATCTCGGTGAACTCGAGTTCGCCGTGGGGAACTTCGAAGCCGCGCGAGGCGCCGCACGGCAAGCCAAGGAAGCGTTCGAGCGCCTCACGGCCGCGCCGCTCGGCCTTGTCATGTGCAATCTCGCAGCGTACGCGATGGCGGTCGACGACCTTGCGGAGGCTCGGGAGATGCTTCGAGAAGCGCTGAGACTCTCGAGGCAGTCGGGAGCTCGCTGGATGCTTATAGCGTTGGAACATCACGCCGTGCTCGCCGGACTCGCCGGCGATCACGAGCGCGCAGTGACCCTGCTCGGCTTCACCGAGCACCGCCGCCACGATGATCAACGGCAGCGGACCGAGCAGCACGGTTACGAACGTCTGATGGGTCTTTTGACGCAGATCTACGATAAAGACGAGCTCGGGGAGCGGATGAACGCTGGGGCTCGGCTAAAGGACGAGCAGGCGTTGGAACACGCGGCGGCGATTAGCCGCCACACACATCACCACACGCTGGCGGGGACCACCGCCGAATAGGGAGCGATATCACGATGGCGAGCACGATGAAGGAACAGATACAGCAGCACCTCGATGCGCACGCGAAACAGATCGACGAGCTTCACAAGAAATTGGACGCGGCGGTCGGCGTCGACAAGGAAAAGCTTCAAAAGGCCGTCGACAAGTTCAAAGCGGCGCACAAGCAGTTCCGCGACGACGCGCTCGCCTGCATGAACTAGACTACGCACGGATGTAGTCCCGCGCTCTTAAGCGCGGGCAAGCCCGGCCTCAAGAGGCCGGGCCTACATTGCGCGCAACGTCTTTTCTATCGCAACTCCGATCGGAATACCCAGCCCCGTGCATGGATCCCAACCAGCGCCGGCTTGAAAGCGGCCGTTGCTGCCCGCGGTGATGTCGTGCAAGAGCGGCTCGGCGGATTGACGGTAGAGGATCGGCGAGAAAAAGCCGATCGGCACGCCGAGCCGTTGGTTGATCCGCGCGGTCAACGCTGCCCATAGCGGCGCGACCGAGCTCGTGCCGCCCATCGCCAACTCGGTTCCGTCCATGATCACGTAGTAGCCGGGCTGCTCCTGTGCAGCGACGTCCGGCACACCGCGCCCTGCGTGCATGCGGTGATGCGAAGCGACCGCTCGCACGGCGTCTTGCCACGTGGGGATGTCGAATCGCTCGCTGAATCCGCCGCCGGTCTTTTCCCACGCCTGCTCTTGTGCGTTCGCGCCTGCAGGGATCACCGTTGCGCCGCATGCGATCGCGAAAGGGCTTGATGCCGGCGCCAACACGTGTGGCGAACCGTCATAGTCGAGCTCGGCGCCATTATCTCCGGACGAGCAGAAGACGGTCATGCCTGCCAGCGCCGCAGCGGCGAGCAGATCGTCAAGGATGTGCAGCGCGACGGGCGTCCACAGGTGTTCGGACCATCCGTAGCTGATCGACAGCACCGACGGCGCGTGCTCGGTGTCGAAGACCGCCTCGCGGATAGCGTCGAGAAAACCCCGTTCGTCGTCGGGCGCCTCGTACACGACGATGCGCGCGCCGGGCGCAAGCGAGCCGATGATCTGGACGTCGAGCGCCGCTTCGAGGTCTTTAGTCGTCGCGAGCTCGTGCGCGACGGCGGCGTTGTCGACGCGCTTGACGATCGGCGCGGCGACGATGAGGCCCTGCGCCTTCATGCATTGATCGAAATCGCTCTGTTTGAACAAGCCGCGCAGCTGCACGACACCGATGGTCTGGCCGCGGCCGTCACCCTCAGGGAACTGATACCGCGTCGCGACATCGCGAGCTTGGAGCGGCGTCGAGTGGCGCGCCAACGACCCGAGCTTGCGCGAGCGCGGCCACTGGTGCAGCCCGAAGATGCCGTGGACGATGGCGGCGATGTCCGCTGGGACGTGCAGCGCGTTCGAGCGATGGCGGAAGCGGCGTTGGCTGTCGTCTTCGAAGATCGCTACGGTCGCACCGAAGGCTTCGATCAGACGCTCGAGCGAACCGCTGACCGATACGGATCTCCACTGCGTTTCGGCGATGGTAAGCGCGAAACGTTCGCAGTAGCGCCGCAGCGCCTCGACATCTGCGGGGTCTGCGCCGGTCTGCTCCGCGAGCATTTTTCGATCGATATATGCGCGCCGCGACGGCGGTGTGGCCCCGAGCGCCCGTGCCCTGTCGGCGTCAAGTTCGCCGCCGCGCCTCGGACGCAGCCATGCCGTCAACAAGACGTCGTGATCGGCGACGAGCGGCTCGGCCTGGTGGCTCCCGGGCCAGACCTTGCGCTCCGTTCCCGGTATAGGAACGCGTTCTTCTGCTGCCATGCGCACCACGGGTTCGAAATCGTCCTTGCGACCCCTGTGGCTCGGCAAGGCTGGAAGGGCTCCCCTGGCGTCGAACGCGGACGAGTGGCTGAGCCTGTGCCGGTAAAGGGCATCGACGAAAGATCGCTGCGGCATCCATTAGAGATGCCGTATTTCGTAGCATCGGTCGTGGTCAATTTCGCCTTGCTGGGGGGCGCTATCGTCCTGCTGTATCTGCAGCCCGACTGGCTCAAGAGCTATCCTTACATCGCCAAGCAGCTCGCATTGGTGCGCGACCTGACCCTCGCCGCACTGGTCGGCCTGCCGGCAATATCGTTCCTGCGCAGCGCTCGCAGAGCGCGCATGGTCGCCAACGCCGTGCTTGCGTCGGACGAACAGTTCAAGCCGCTGCGCGCGATCCTTGAAGAGCAATGCCGCGCTCTTGGCATGGCGGCCGTTCCGGAATTGTTTATCACCGACCGCGTGACTCCGCCGTTTTCGCAGGCCGGTTCGGATTGGAACCACGACTACATCGTTCTCGGAGAAGCCGCGCTCGAGACCGACCTTGCTCAATCGCACGACATCGCCGAATACTTCATCGGATACGAGCTTGGACGGATCAGGCTTGGACACACCCAGCTGTGGAACGAGCTGCTGCTCAAGTATATCGAAGTGATTCCTTATCTTGGGAACCCCTTGCGCCACGCGAGGACGTATTCGCGCGACCGCTACGGCGCGGTTCTCAGCGGGGGCCGCGTGAACGCGCTGCTCTTGTACGCGGCAAATCGCCGCCTTCTCGCCGACCTCGACGCCGATGACTACATCCGGCACGCGCTGGGCGTCCGCGGCTTCTGGGTGACACTGGCCGCCCTTCAGGACTCGATGCCGCCGCTCGCGTTCCGCTTGCAGGAGCTGCACAAGAGGTCCATGACGTTGCAAGGCGGCATTGAGCCTCGACCAAAGGAGACCGATTGATGATCCTACGCGGTGTTCTCACGCTGGCTCTTATCGCAGCGTGCGTATTCTTCGCCCCGAGTCCTTCGCCCGCCGCGTCGGCGCCCGCGGCAACTCCGATGCCCATGAACATGGATATGGGTGGCATGCAGCCCAGCGCGACCCCGATGCCGAGTCAGATGATGCAGGACCCCGAGATGGGCATCGCATCGCCTGTGAACGACACCGACTGGTCGGTGTTCAACCATCGCGGCGCCGGATTTTTCCTGTTCTTCTGGGGCTTCA
Above is a genomic segment from Candidatus Eremiobacteraceae bacterium containing:
- a CDS encoding S53 family peptidase, which encodes MAAEERVPIPGTERKVWPGSHQAEPLVADHDVLLTAWLRPRRGGELDADRARALGATPPSRRAYIDRKMLAEQTGADPADVEALRRYCERFALTIAETQWRSVSVSGSLERLIEAFGATVAIFEDDSQRRFRHRSNALHVPADIAAIVHGIFGLHQWPRSRKLGSLARHSTPLQARDVATRYQFPEGDGRGQTIGVVQLRGLFKQSDFDQCMKAQGLIVAAPIVKRVDNAAVAHELATTKDLEAALDVQIIGSLAPGARIVVYEAPDDERGFLDAIREAVFDTEHAPSVLSISYGWSEHLWTPVALHILDDLLAAAALAGMTVFCSSGDNGAELDYDGSPHVLAPASSPFAIACGATVIPAGANAQEQAWEKTGGGFSERFDIPTWQDAVRAVASHHRMHAGRGVPDVAAQEQPGYYVIMDGTELAMGGTSSVAPLWAALTARINQRLGVPIGFFSPILYRQSAEPLLHDITAGSNGRFQAGAGWDPCTGLGIPIGVAIEKTLRAM